A single window of Pseudomonas marginalis DNA harbors:
- a CDS encoding ABC transporter permease yields the protein MAIRYGKGLIGGVVVVALLALLVHWIGINTIELYRDDLLFYLQAHLILVLVSMLAALVVGIPAGILLSRPNMVGRAERFMQIFNIGNTVPPLAVLAIALGVLGIGSGPAIFALFLASLLPIVRNTYEGLKNVQGSLKEAATGIGMTPRQVLFRVELPNAVPIIIGGVRVALAINVGTAPLAFLIGANSLGSLIFPGIALNNQPQLLLGAACTALLALLLDGLVTMASRLWLERGLRPS from the coding sequence GTGGCTATTCGCTATGGCAAAGGGCTGATAGGAGGAGTGGTTGTCGTCGCTCTCCTGGCCCTGCTGGTCCACTGGATCGGCATCAACACGATCGAACTGTACCGCGACGATTTGTTGTTTTACCTGCAAGCTCATTTGATCCTGGTTCTAGTCTCCATGCTGGCCGCCCTCGTCGTGGGCATCCCCGCCGGTATCCTGCTTAGCCGACCAAACATGGTCGGGCGCGCAGAACGCTTCATGCAGATCTTCAACATCGGCAACACCGTCCCGCCCCTGGCCGTACTGGCCATCGCCCTCGGCGTCCTCGGCATCGGCAGTGGCCCGGCCATCTTCGCGCTGTTCCTCGCCTCCTTGTTGCCCATCGTGCGCAACACCTACGAAGGCCTCAAAAACGTTCAAGGCTCGTTGAAAGAAGCCGCCACCGGCATCGGCATGACCCCGCGGCAGGTGCTGTTTCGCGTCGAATTGCCCAACGCCGTGCCAATCATCATCGGCGGTGTGCGCGTGGCCCTGGCGATCAACGTGGGTACCGCGCCGCTGGCGTTCCTGATTGGTGCCAACAGCCTGGGCAGCCTGATTTTCCCCGGCATCGCCCTGAACAATCAGCCGCAATTGCTGCTGGGTGCCGCATGCACCGCGTTGCTGGCGTTGCTGCTCGACGGCCTGGTGACCATGGCCAGCCGCCTCTGGCTGGAACGCGGGTTGCGTCCGTCTTAA
- a CDS encoding peptide chain release factor 3 — translation MTHQAAEVAKRRTFAIISHPDAGKTTITEKLLLMGKAIAVAGTVKSRKSDRHATSDWMEMEKQRGISITTSVMQFPYRDHMVNLLDTPGHEDFSEDTYRTLTAVDSALMVLDGGKGVEPRTIALMDVCRLRDTPIVSFINKLDRDIRDPIELLDEIEAVLKIKAAPITWPIGCYRDFKGVYHLADDYIIVYTAGHGHERTDVKIIEKLDSDEARAHLGDEYDRFVDQLELVQGACHEFNQQEFLDGQLTPVFFGTALGNFGVDHVLDAVVNWAPKPLARVANERTVEPVEEKFTGFVFKIQANMDPKHRDRIAFMRICSGKYEKGMKMRHVRTGKDVRIGDALTFFSSEREQLEEAYAGDIIGLHNHGTIQIGDTFTEGEALGFTGIPHFAPELFRRVRLRDPLKSKQLRQGLQQLAEEGATQVFFPERSNDIILGAVGVLQFDVVASRLKEEYKVECSYEPITVYSARWIDCSDKKKLEEFSNKAVENLAVDGGGHLTYLAPTRVNLALMEERWPDVKFRATREHH, via the coding sequence ATGACCCACCAGGCCGCCGAAGTCGCGAAACGCCGCACTTTCGCCATTATTTCCCACCCCGATGCCGGTAAAACCACCATCACCGAGAAGCTCCTGCTGATGGGCAAGGCGATCGCAGTGGCCGGCACGGTGAAATCGCGCAAATCCGACCGCCATGCCACCTCTGACTGGATGGAAATGGAAAAACAACGGGGTATTTCCATTACCACGTCGGTCATGCAGTTCCCGTATCGCGACCACATGGTCAACCTGCTCGACACCCCGGGCCACGAAGACTTCTCCGAAGACACCTACCGCACCCTGACCGCGGTGGACTCGGCACTGATGGTCCTCGACGGCGGTAAGGGCGTCGAGCCGCGTACCATCGCGCTGATGGACGTATGCCGGCTGCGTGATACGCCGATTGTCAGCTTCATCAACAAACTCGACCGTGATATCCGCGACCCGATCGAATTGCTGGATGAAATCGAAGCCGTCCTGAAGATCAAGGCTGCGCCGATCACCTGGCCGATCGGTTGCTACCGCGACTTCAAGGGCGTGTACCACCTGGCCGATGACTACATCATTGTCTACACCGCCGGCCATGGTCACGAACGTACCGATGTGAAAATCATCGAGAAGCTCGACTCCGACGAAGCCCGCGCCCACCTGGGTGACGAGTACGACCGCTTTGTCGACCAACTGGAACTGGTGCAGGGCGCCTGTCACGAGTTCAACCAGCAGGAATTCCTCGACGGCCAGCTGACCCCGGTGTTCTTCGGGACCGCCCTGGGCAACTTCGGTGTCGACCATGTGCTCGACGCTGTCGTGAACTGGGCGCCAAAGCCCCTTGCCCGTGTCGCCAACGAGCGCACCGTGGAACCGGTGGAAGAGAAATTCACCGGCTTCGTGTTCAAGATCCAGGCGAACATGGACCCCAAGCACCGCGACCGTATTGCCTTCATGCGCATCTGCTCGGGCAAGTACGAAAAAGGCATGAAGATGCGTCACGTGCGCACCGGCAAGGACGTGCGCATCGGCGACGCCCTGACGTTCTTCTCCTCCGAGCGTGAACAGCTCGAAGAGGCCTACGCCGGCGACATCATCGGCCTGCACAACCACGGCACCATCCAGATCGGCGACACCTTCACCGAAGGCGAAGCGCTGGGCTTCACCGGTATCCCGCACTTCGCCCCGGAACTGTTCCGCCGCGTGCGCCTGCGTGACCCGCTGAAATCCAAGCAATTGCGCCAAGGCCTGCAGCAACTGGCGGAAGAGGGCGCCACCCAGGTGTTCTTCCCCGAGCGCAGCAACGACATCATCCTCGGCGCCGTGGGTGTGCTGCAGTTCGATGTGGTCGCCAGCCGCTTGAAAGAGGAATACAAGGTCGAATGCTCCTACGAGCCGATCACCGTGTACTCCGCGCGCTGGATCGATTGCAGCGATAAGAAGAAGTTGGAAGAGTTCTCCAACAAGGCTGTGGAAAACCTTGCAGTCGACGGCGGTGGTCACCTGACCTACCTGGCCCCGACCCGGGTCAACCTGGCGCTGATGGAAGAGCGCTGGCCGGATGTGAAATTCCGCGCGACCCGCGAGCACCACTAA
- a CDS encoding peptide ABC transporter ATP-binding protein, whose product MVVVLTARDLTRHYEVSRGLFKGHALVRALNGVSFELEAGKTLAVVGESGCGKSTLARALTLIEEPSSGSLKIAGQEVAGADKAQRKQLRKDVQMVFQSPYASLNPRQKVGDQLGEPLLINTNLSAAERREKVQAMMKQVGLRPEHYQRYPHMFSGGQRQRIALARAMMLQPKVLVADEPTSALDVSIQAQVLNLFMDLQQEFNTAYVFISHNLAVVQHVADDVMVMYLGRPVEVGPKEDIYARPLHPYTQALLSATPTIHPDPNKPKIKIVGELPNPLNPPPGCAFHKRCPYATARCSSEEPQLRALDNRQVACHYAEQFVA is encoded by the coding sequence ATGGTCGTCGTTCTTACCGCCCGCGACCTGACCCGGCATTACGAAGTGTCCCGTGGCCTGTTCAAGGGCCATGCGCTGGTACGCGCGCTTAATGGTGTGTCGTTTGAACTGGAAGCCGGCAAGACCCTCGCGGTTGTAGGCGAGTCAGGTTGCGGCAAATCCACCCTGGCCCGTGCGCTGACGCTGATTGAAGAGCCATCCTCGGGCTCGTTGAAAATCGCCGGCCAGGAAGTCGCCGGTGCCGACAAGGCCCAGCGCAAGCAATTGCGCAAAGACGTGCAGATGGTGTTCCAGAGCCCGTATGCCTCGTTGAACCCACGCCAGAAGGTTGGTGATCAACTGGGCGAGCCGCTGCTGATCAACACCAACCTGTCCGCCGCCGAACGCCGCGAGAAAGTGCAGGCGATGATGAAGCAAGTGGGCCTGCGCCCTGAGCATTACCAGCGCTACCCGCACATGTTCTCCGGTGGCCAGCGTCAGCGCATTGCCCTGGCGCGCGCGATGATGCTGCAACCGAAAGTGCTGGTGGCGGATGAACCCACCTCGGCGCTGGACGTGTCGATCCAGGCCCAGGTGCTCAACCTGTTCATGGACCTGCAGCAGGAATTCAACACCGCCTACGTGTTCATCTCCCACAACCTGGCGGTGGTGCAGCACGTCGCCGACGATGTGATGGTGATGTACCTCGGTCGCCCGGTGGAAGTGGGCCCCAAGGAAGACATCTACGCCCGCCCCCTGCATCCGTACACCCAGGCGCTCCTCTCGGCCACCCCGACCATTCATCCGGATCCGAACAAACCGAAGATCAAAATCGTTGGCGAGTTGCCCAACCCACTGAACCCGCCGCCTGGCTGCGCGTTCCACAAGCGTTGCCCGTATGCGACGGCACGTTGCAGCAGCGAGGAACCGCAGTTGCGCGCGCTGGATAACCGTCAGGTGGCTTGCCACTACGCGGAGCAGTTCGTTGCTTGA
- a CDS encoding ABC transporter ATP-binding protein, which translates to MSLLEIKNLNVRFGDKTAVPVVDGLDIAVDKGEVLAIVGESGSGKSVTMMALMGLIEHPGIVTADALNFDGKDMLKLSNRQRRQIVGKDLAMVFQDPMTALNPSYTVGFQIEEVLRLHLKMSGKQARKRAIELLEKVEIPGAASRMDAYPHQLSGGMSQRVAIAMAIAGEPKLLIADEPTTALDVTIQAQIMDLLLALQKEQNMGLVLITHDLAVVAETAQRVCVMYAGQAVEVGQVPQLFDIPAHPYSEALLKAIPEHSLGATRLATLPGIVPGRYDRPQGCLLSPRCPYVQESCRAQRPGLDPKSNSLARCFYPLNQEVA; encoded by the coding sequence ATGTCACTGTTAGAAATCAAGAATCTCAACGTCCGCTTCGGCGACAAGACCGCCGTGCCGGTGGTCGATGGCCTCGATATTGCCGTCGACAAGGGCGAAGTCCTGGCCATCGTTGGCGAGTCGGGCTCGGGTAAATCCGTGACCATGATGGCGCTGATGGGGCTGATCGAGCACCCTGGCATCGTAACCGCCGACGCCCTGAACTTCGACGGCAAGGACATGCTCAAGCTGAGCAACCGCCAGCGCCGCCAGATCGTCGGCAAAGACCTGGCGATGGTGTTCCAGGACCCGATGACCGCGCTGAACCCTAGCTACACCGTGGGTTTCCAGATCGAAGAAGTGCTGCGCCTGCACCTGAAAATGTCCGGCAAGCAAGCCCGCAAGCGCGCCATCGAGCTGTTGGAAAAAGTCGAGATCCCAGGCGCCGCCAGCCGTATGGACGCCTACCCGCACCAGTTGTCCGGCGGTATGAGCCAGCGTGTGGCAATCGCCATGGCGATTGCCGGCGAGCCGAAGTTGCTGATCGCCGACGAACCGACCACGGCATTGGACGTCACCATTCAAGCGCAGATCATGGACCTGCTCCTGGCCCTGCAAAAAGAGCAGAACATGGGCCTGGTACTGATCACCCACGACCTGGCAGTGGTGGCTGAAACCGCCCAGCGCGTGTGCGTGATGTACGCCGGACAAGCCGTGGAAGTCGGCCAGGTGCCGCAGTTGTTCGATATCCCGGCGCACCCGTACAGCGAAGCGCTGCTCAAGGCGATCCCCGAGCACAGCCTCGGCGCCACGCGCCTGGCCACGCTGCCAGGTATCGTGCCCGGCCGCTATGACCGCCCGCAGGGTTGCCTGCTGTCGCCACGCTGCCCGTATGTGCAGGAAAGCTGCCGTGCCCAGCGGCCCGGCCTTGATCCGAAAAGCAACAGCCTTGCGCGCTGCTTCTACCCCTTGAACCAGGAGGTGGCGTAA
- a CDS encoding ABC transporter permease subunit — protein sequence MTTPTQVSAVDQSLLYPSPYKEFWQAFSKNKGAVAGLLFMLLIVFCAIFAPWVAPHNPSEQYRDFLLTPPSWLEGGQIQFLLGTDELGRDLLSRLIQGSRLSLLIGLSSVVMSLIPGILLGLFAGFFPRLLGPTIMRLMDIMLALPSLLLAVAIVAILGPGLINTVIAIAIVSLPSYVRLTRAAVMGELNRDYVTAARLAGAGLPRLMFITVLPNCMAPLIVQATLSFSSAILDAAALGFLGLGVQPPTPEWGTMLASARDYIERAWWVVSLPGLTILLSVLAINLMGDGLRDALDPKLKNAA from the coding sequence ATGACCACACCTACTCAAGTGTCAGCAGTCGATCAAAGCCTGCTGTACCCGTCGCCGTACAAAGAATTCTGGCAAGCCTTTTCCAAGAACAAGGGCGCGGTTGCCGGCCTGCTGTTCATGTTGCTGATCGTGTTCTGCGCGATCTTCGCCCCCTGGGTAGCGCCGCATAACCCGAGCGAGCAATACCGCGATTTCCTGTTGACCCCGCCGTCGTGGCTGGAAGGCGGGCAGATCCAGTTCCTGCTCGGCACCGATGAGCTGGGCCGCGACCTGCTCTCGCGTCTGATCCAGGGCTCGCGCCTCTCGTTGCTGATCGGCTTGTCGTCGGTAGTGATGTCGCTGATCCCGGGCATCCTGCTGGGCCTGTTCGCCGGCTTCTTCCCGCGCCTGCTCGGGCCGACCATCATGCGCCTGATGGACATCATGCTGGCCCTGCCCTCGCTGCTGCTGGCTGTCGCCATTGTCGCGATCCTCGGCCCTGGCCTGATCAACACCGTGATCGCCATCGCCATCGTGTCGCTGCCTTCCTACGTACGTCTGACCCGCGCTGCGGTGATGGGCGAGCTGAACCGTGACTACGTGACTGCCGCCCGCCTCGCCGGTGCCGGCCTGCCCCGCCTGATGTTCATCACCGTTCTGCCTAACTGCATGGCACCGCTGATCGTGCAGGCGACCCTGAGTTTCTCTTCGGCGATCCTCGATGCCGCGGCCCTGGGCTTCCTTGGCCTTGGCGTACAACCGCCAACCCCCGAGTGGGGCACCATGCTGGCTTCGGCCCGTGACTACATCGAACGCGCCTGGTGGGTGGTGAGCCTGCCTGGCCTGACCATTTTGCTCAGCGTGCTGGCAATCAACTTGATGGGTGACGGCCTGCGCGACGCGCTGGACCCGAAACTCAAGAACGCCGCCTGA
- a CDS encoding ABC transporter permease subunit, translating into MFSFIARRLGLLIPTFFGITLLTFALIRMIPGDPVEVMMGERRVDPEMHAQAMERLGLNKPLYAQYLDYVGKLAHGDLGESLRTRTSVWTEFTALFPATLELSMAALLFAGILGLLAGVIAALKRGSLFDHGVMGISLAGYSMPIFWWGLILIMFFSVSLGWTPVSGRIDLLYDIEPRTGFMLIDTLLADEPDAFWDALHHLILPAIVLGTIPLAVIARMTRSSMLEVLREDYIRTAKAKGLSPARVVFVHGLRNALIPVLTVVGLQVGTLLAGAVLTETIFSWPGIGKWLIEAIGARDYPVVQNGILLIACLVILVNFVVDILYGFANPRIRHQR; encoded by the coding sequence ATGTTTAGTTTTATTGCCCGCCGACTGGGGTTATTGATCCCCACGTTTTTCGGCATCACGTTGCTCACGTTTGCGTTGATACGCATGATCCCTGGCGACCCTGTCGAAGTCATGATGGGCGAGCGGCGCGTCGACCCCGAGATGCACGCACAGGCAATGGAACGCCTTGGCCTTAACAAGCCGCTGTACGCGCAATACCTGGACTACGTCGGCAAGCTCGCCCACGGCGACCTTGGCGAATCCCTGCGTACCCGCACCAGCGTGTGGACCGAGTTCACCGCCCTCTTCCCGGCGACCCTGGAACTGTCCATGGCCGCCCTGTTGTTCGCCGGCATCCTGGGCCTGTTGGCCGGGGTGATCGCGGCACTCAAGCGAGGATCCCTGTTCGACCATGGGGTGATGGGCATCTCCCTGGCGGGCTATTCGATGCCGATCTTCTGGTGGGGCCTGATCCTGATCATGTTCTTCTCGGTGAGCCTGGGCTGGACCCCGGTTTCCGGGCGAATAGACCTGCTCTACGACATCGAGCCGCGCACCGGCTTCATGCTGATCGACACCCTGCTGGCCGACGAGCCGGACGCGTTCTGGGATGCGCTGCACCACCTGATCCTGCCGGCCATCGTGCTCGGCACCATCCCGTTGGCAGTGATCGCGCGGATGACCCGTTCATCCATGCTCGAGGTGCTGCGCGAAGACTACATCCGCACCGCCAAGGCCAAAGGCCTGTCGCCGGCGCGCGTGGTGTTCGTGCACGGCCTGCGTAACGCGCTGATCCCGGTACTCACCGTGGTCGGCCTGCAAGTCGGCACCCTGCTTGCCGGTGCGGTGCTGACCGAAACCATCTTCTCGTGGCCCGGCATCGGCAAATGGCTGATCGAGGCCATCGGCGCGCGAGACTACCCGGTGGTGCAAAACGGCATCCTGCTGATCGCCTGTCTGGTGATCCTGGTGAACTTCGTGGTGGACATCCTCTACGGCTTCGCCAACCCACGCATCCGTCACCAGCGCTGA
- a CDS encoding ABC transporter substrate-binding protein: MKMLPLQAAVAAALLSVAIGVSAKPLVVCTEASPEGFDPVLYTTAVTADAAAETMFNRLVDFKPGTTEIVPALATSWEISDDGLTYTFHLRDDVKFHTTDYFKPTRNMNADDVLWSFQRQLDPKHPWHNKSSVGYPYFESMGFKELLKSVEKTDDHTVVFTLTRPEAPFLADVAMPFTAIHSAEYADKLLAAGKTEELNSKPIGTGPFIFTRYQKDAQVRFKANPEYFRGKPPADPLILAIAVDNNVRLQKLKANECQIALYPKPDDLPSIKKDPNLKVAELAAMTTAYTALNTTHKYMSDARVRHAINIAFDKKGYNESLYGKGNAVDATGPYPPTLLGFNDKLKNPERDLDKARALLKEAGVPEGTEFTLFTRNGGGPTNPNPMLGAQRMQADLAQIGLKVNIKVMEWGEMLKRAKAGEHDMVSAGWAGDNGDPDNFLTPNLSCDAAKNGENYARWCNKEFQDLIDKARADAEPQQRAALYQQALEVFDKDQPWIPMAYPKMFTAMRKNVEGYTQSPLTNNNFATTQVK; this comes from the coding sequence ATGAAAATGCTCCCGCTACAAGCTGCCGTTGCCGCTGCGCTGTTAAGCGTGGCTATCGGCGTATCGGCCAAACCCCTGGTGGTCTGCACCGAAGCCAGCCCGGAGGGTTTTGACCCGGTCCTGTACACCACCGCCGTCACCGCCGACGCCGCCGCGGAAACCATGTTCAACCGCCTGGTGGACTTCAAGCCCGGCACCACCGAGATCGTGCCAGCGCTCGCCACTTCCTGGGAAATCAGTGACGACGGCCTGACCTATACCTTTCATCTGCGCGACGACGTCAAGTTCCACACCACCGACTACTTCAAACCCACGCGCAACATGAATGCCGACGACGTGCTCTGGAGCTTCCAGCGCCAACTGGACCCGAAACACCCGTGGCACAACAAATCCAGCGTGGGCTACCCGTACTTTGAAAGCATGGGCTTCAAGGAACTGCTCAAGAGCGTGGAGAAGACCGATGACCATACCGTGGTCTTCACTCTGACCCGCCCTGAGGCACCGTTCCTGGCCGATGTCGCGATGCCGTTCACCGCCATCCACTCCGCCGAGTACGCCGACAAGCTACTCGCCGCCGGCAAGACCGAAGAGCTCAACAGCAAGCCGATCGGCACCGGCCCGTTCATTTTCACACGCTACCAGAAGGACGCTCAGGTGCGCTTCAAGGCCAACCCGGAGTACTTCCGTGGCAAGCCTCCGGCCGATCCGTTGATCCTGGCCATTGCGGTCGACAACAACGTGCGCCTGCAGAAGCTCAAGGCCAACGAATGCCAGATCGCGCTGTATCCCAAGCCCGACGACCTTCCCAGCATCAAGAAAGACCCAAACCTGAAGGTCGCCGAACTGGCGGCGATGACCACCGCATACACCGCCCTGAACACCACCCACAAGTACATGAGCGACGCGCGGGTGCGTCACGCGATCAACATCGCGTTCGACAAGAAAGGCTACAACGAATCCCTGTATGGCAAAGGCAACGCCGTGGACGCCACCGGGCCGTATCCGCCGACCCTGCTGGGCTTCAACGATAAGCTGAAAAACCCTGAACGCGACCTGGACAAGGCCCGTGCCCTGCTCAAGGAAGCCGGTGTACCGGAAGGCACCGAGTTCACCCTGTTTACCCGTAACGGCGGTGGCCCGACCAACCCCAACCCGATGCTCGGCGCCCAGCGCATGCAGGCGGATCTGGCGCAGATCGGCCTGAAAGTGAACATCAAGGTCATGGAATGGGGCGAGATGCTCAAGCGCGCCAAAGCCGGCGAGCACGACATGGTTTCCGCCGGCTGGGCCGGTGACAACGGCGATCCGGATAACTTCCTTACGCCGAACCTGAGTTGCGATGCAGCGAAAAACGGCGAAAACTACGCCCGCTGGTGTAACAAAGAGTTTCAGGACTTGATCGATAAGGCCCGCGCCGACGCTGAACCCCAGCAGCGGGCCGCACTCTATCAACAAGCCCTGGAGGTTTTCGACAAGGACCAACCGTGGATTCCCATGGCGTACCCGAAAATGTTCACCGCCATGCGCAAGAACGTCGAGGGTTATACCCAAAGCCCTCTGACGAACAATAACTTCGCCACCACCCAGGTGAAGTAA
- a CDS encoding OprD family outer membrane porin, which yields MKLSSTALLALAISSITATAYAESASQDFVPTTLAGTSAQSEAKGFVEDFSLGGTTRNWYSHESKYRGGTFEYEKHGVTRTDRNRTNWVQGTIINASSGFTQGTVGVKTELAVYNALVLDRSKRDIKGGSNRTLADSDGDAVDQWSKLGLANVQFRVSNTTLTAGRQNFSSGIVDTIGNRALPSSFEGVSFNSEEFSNLSFQGGIFDRVSPRTEQSLSKFRSEYGNGTQETDKVSTLGVNYQPLKSLKTSFFAANVKDFWNQYYFGATHELGDAQQLALTTGFNYYKTVDEGKKEMGEIDNDTYSLSLGLAHQAHSLTFAYQQVNGNEYFDYLHETNGIYLANSLTSDFNGPNEKSFQIAYAINMAEYGVPGLKFNAYSARGWDIDGTHYTGNNGRAKFAYDGIQKQDGEKHQEYGVGASYAIQSGALKATTVRATYVEHRGSEFQSDGSIKEFRLVTTIPFNIL from the coding sequence ATGAAACTGAGCAGCACAGCGCTTCTGGCCTTGGCCATCAGCAGCATCACGGCCACCGCCTATGCTGAATCCGCAAGCCAGGATTTTGTTCCAACCACCCTGGCCGGGACCAGCGCCCAAAGCGAGGCCAAAGGTTTTGTCGAAGATTTCAGCCTGGGCGGCACCACCCGTAACTGGTACTCCCATGAAAGCAAATACCGTGGCGGCACCTTCGAATACGAGAAACACGGCGTAACCCGTACCGACCGTAACCGCACCAACTGGGTACAGGGCACCATCATCAACGCCAGCTCGGGCTTCACCCAGGGCACTGTAGGCGTCAAGACCGAATTGGCGGTGTACAACGCCCTGGTCCTGGACCGCAGCAAGCGTGATATCAAAGGCGGTTCCAACCGCACCCTGGCCGATTCCGACGGTGATGCAGTCGATCAATGGAGCAAACTAGGCCTGGCCAACGTGCAGTTCCGCGTGTCCAACACAACCTTGACCGCAGGTCGCCAGAACTTCAGCAGCGGCATCGTCGACACCATCGGCAACCGTGCTTTGCCATCGAGCTTCGAAGGTGTGAGCTTCAATAGCGAAGAGTTCAGCAACCTGTCGTTCCAGGGCGGTATCTTCGATCGCGTTTCGCCACGTACCGAACAAAGCCTGTCGAAATTCCGTAGCGAATACGGCAACGGCACCCAGGAAACCGACAAGGTATCGACCCTGGGCGTGAACTACCAGCCGTTGAAAAGCCTGAAAACCAGCTTCTTCGCCGCCAACGTAAAAGACTTCTGGAACCAGTACTACTTCGGCGCAACCCACGAGTTGGGCGACGCCCAGCAACTGGCACTGACCACCGGTTTCAACTACTACAAAACTGTCGATGAAGGCAAAAAAGAGATGGGGGAAATCGACAACGATACCTACTCCCTGTCCCTGGGCCTGGCTCACCAGGCACACAGCCTGACCTTCGCGTACCAGCAAGTGAACGGCAACGAGTACTTCGACTACCTGCACGAAACCAACGGCATCTACCTGGCCAACTCCCTGACCTCGGACTTCAACGGCCCGAACGAGAAGTCCTTCCAGATCGCCTACGCCATCAACATGGCCGAATACGGTGTGCCAGGCTTGAAGTTCAACGCCTACTCGGCCCGCGGCTGGGACATCGACGGTACCCACTACACCGGCAACAATGGCCGTGCCAAGTTCGCCTACGACGGCATCCAGAAACAAGACGGCGAAAAACACCAGGAATACGGTGTAGGCGCCTCTTATGCGATCCAGAGCGGCGCGCTCAAGGCCACCACTGTGCGAGCAACCTACGTTGAGCACCGCGGCAGCGAGTTCCAGTCCGACGGCAGCATCAAAGAGTTCCGTCTGGTCACCACCATCCCGTTCAACATTCTTTAA